AGATAGTCGATCATCGGCTGCGCCAGATCGGTGAGGCGCTCACCCGGAACGATGGTGGCGATGCCCGGCGGATAGACCACGAAGGGGGTCGTCGCGATGCGTCCAGTAATCTCGTCGATCGGCAGGTAATCGACGTCGTTGCGCACCAGACTGCGTGCCGCGTCATGCGGCGACATCGCCATTGGTGGCAGGTGCGCAGCAGAAAACTGCTTTGCCTGCAACGCGCTGACGTTGGCATCCCGGAAGAAGCGGTGCAGATCGCCGCAGAGATCGCGCAGGCGCACGCCGGCATAGCGGCCCGGGCGCCGACGGTAGAATTCCGGGATCACTTCTTCCAGTAATGCATTGTCGTCATGCAGCTTCTTGAAGGCCACGAGGCCGCTTATCAGGGTGCCGGCCTTGCTTGCCTCGACCCCAGGCGTCAGCAGGAAGAGCAAGGAGTTGAGGTCGTTTTTCTCGGCAACAATGCGGTTTTCGCGAAGATATTGCGCTACGATCGGGGCAGGAATGCCATGTTCGGCATAGAGACCAGTCTTGCGGTCGAAGCCCGGCGTCAGCACCGTCAACTTGTTGGGATCCGTCATGGCGAACCCCTGTTCCATGCCGCTGAACCCATGCCAGGATGCATCGGGGGTGAGGTGCCAGAAAGCCGGGTTTGTCGCCAGCTGGTCGGTGGCAATGCTCTCCCATGGCACGTCGTGCGAGGCACCGGGGCTTGCAACATCAGGGATCAAGACGCGATCCGGCACGAAGGGCTCGAAGAACCAACGGCGCTCTGCACGCGGCTCCTTGTCCTCGAATTCCCTGCGCACGGCGCGCATCTTTTTTCTGAGCTCGATGCCGAGGCGGATCGTATCGTCCCACAGCACCTCGCCGGAACGACCCTTCATCATCTGCGCGCCCACATCGAGCGAGGCGAACAGGGGATAGAAGGGCGAAGTGGAGGCATGCTGCATGAAGCTCTCATTGAAGCGCCGGTGCTCTACGCGCCGCTTCTGGCCGGTAATATGGCGATCCTTCATGTGGATCTGCGACGCCTGCGAAAAGCTGGCGAGCTGCTTGTGCGTAGACTGGGTGGCGATGATGCCGGGGGAATCCGGGCCGAGATTAGCGAGCCCCATGGCGAACCGCCCCGCATAGAGCGGGTGAAACTTCATGAACCCGGCCCAGGCCTCGTCGAAGAGGATATAGTCACAGAGATGACCGATCGATTTCAGGATCATCTCGGCATTGTGGATCGTGCCGTCGTAGGTGCACTGCTCGACCACGGCAACGCGGAATGGCCGCGGTTTCTGCCAGGCGTCGGGATCCTTCACGAGGGGATTGGCGCGAATGCGGGCGCGCAGCGCGGTCTCGTCCAGCGACGCGTAGTCGATTGGGCCAATGAGACCATGCGCGTTGCGCGTGGTCGGGAGGTAAATGGGAATGCCCCCCGATATCATAAGGGCCCCATGATGCGCAGCCTTGTGATTGTTTCGGTCGAACAGCACGAGGTCGCCATCCGTGACAAGGGCGGAAAGCGCGACCTTGTTGGAGGTAGATGTTCCGTTCAACACGAAATAGGTCTTCTCGGCGCCGAAAATCTTCGCCGCTTCCTTCTGTGCCGCAAGCGCCGGTCCCTCATGGGTCAGGAGGTCACCGAGGTCGAGCACGGAATTGTCAAGGTCGTCGCGGAAGACCGCTTCGCCGAGGTGCTCCATGAACACGCGGCCGATCGGGCTGCGGCTGTAGAACACGCCGCCATTGTGTCCGGGGCAAGTCCAGAGATGGTTACCTTCCTCGGCGTAATCCACGAGGGCGCCGAAGAACGGCGTTTTCAGCGTTTCGGCATATTGCTTCAGACGGCTAATCAGATTCTTCGCGATGAAAGCGGGCGTTTCCTCCGAAAGGAAAACGTAACCATCGATGAAGTCGAGCACCTCAACCGGCACGTCCTCGAAACGCTTTCCACGGATCAGGAGGATGATGGGGAAATCCAGCCCGCGGCGGCGCATCAAGTTTATGAGGTGAGAGGTCTTGCCTTCGAGCCCCTTTTTGCCCCAATCGACCATCATACAGCCGATGGCGGCATCAGTCTGAACAACGATCTCTGCGTCGTCCAGATTGCGGGCACGCACCACTTCAAAACCGGAACGCTCGATCTCCTGAATGATCTGTTTGTAACGAACGCCTTCCAAATCCTCGCTGTCGAACGAGGGTGTGGC
The nucleotide sequence above comes from Agrobacterium vitis. Encoded proteins:
- a CDS encoding Orn/Lys/Arg decarboxylase N-terminal domain-containing protein; the encoded protein is MDYFRRFNFLFATPSFDSEDLEGVRYKQIIQEIERSGFEVVRARNLDDAEIVVQTDAAIGCMMVDWGKKGLEGKTSHLINLMRRRGLDFPIILLIRGKRFEDVPVEVLDFIDGYVFLSEETPAFIAKNLISRLKQYAETLKTPFFGALVDYAEEGNHLWTCPGHNGGVFYSRSPIGRVFMEHLGEAVFRDDLDNSVLDLGDLLTHEGPALAAQKEAAKIFGAEKTYFVLNGTSTSNKVALSALVTDGDLVLFDRNNHKAAHHGALMISGGIPIYLPTTRNAHGLIGPIDYASLDETALRARIRANPLVKDPDAWQKPRPFRVAVVEQCTYDGTIHNAEMILKSIGHLCDYILFDEAWAGFMKFHPLYAGRFAMGLANLGPDSPGIIATQSTHKQLASFSQASQIHMKDRHITGQKRRVEHRRFNESFMQHASTSPFYPLFASLDVGAQMMKGRSGEVLWDDTIRLGIELRKKMRAVRREFEDKEPRAERRWFFEPFVPDRVLIPDVASPGASHDVPWESIATDQLATNPAFWHLTPDASWHGFSGMEQGFAMTDPNKLTVLTPGFDRKTGLYAEHGIPAPIVAQYLRENRIVAEKNDLNSLLFLLTPGVEASKAGTLISGLVAFKKLHDDNALLEEVIPEFYRRRPGRYAGVRLRDLCGDLHRFFRDANVSALQAKQFSAAHLPPMAMSPHDAARSLVRNDVDYLPIDEITGRIATTPFVVYPPGIATIVPGERLTDLAQPMIDYLKMFESCFNTFPGFEVEIQGVYRETDAAGRVRLYTYVVAE